The Patescibacteria group bacterium genome window below encodes:
- the ftsW gene encoding putative lipid II flippase FtsW → MKKPDYVFIGIIGALLVFGLMMLSSASSPAAYEKFDDNYWYLKHQVFFGLLPGLGAFFLMSRLDYRKWKKYALPFLVISVVLLLLVFIPGLGAGYGKAKSWINILGMSLQPSEIVKLTFLIYLAAWLGPKRGGRDMQEAGASFIPFIVVFGIIAILMILQPDIGTLSVIAIISVIVYFSAGAPLLHLAWISGAGAFLFFLLVKLAPYRTARLTTFLHPELDPQGVGYHINQALLAIGSGGFFGLGLGLSRQKFQYLPEVAGDSIFAVMAEELGFIFMILFVAALVGLAIRGFKIAKNAPDGFGRLLAIGITSWFVLQSFINIGAMLGILPLTGIPLPFVSYGGTALTVCLAAAGIMANISKYSRE, encoded by the coding sequence ATGAAAAAACCGGATTACGTTTTTATTGGGATTATTGGTGCGCTTTTAGTTTTCGGTTTGATGATGCTTTCGTCGGCGAGTTCGCCGGCAGCTTATGAAAAGTTCGATGATAATTATTGGTATTTGAAACACCAAGTTTTTTTTGGTTTGTTGCCTGGCCTTGGCGCATTTTTTTTAATGTCGCGTTTGGATTACAGAAAATGGAAAAAGTACGCATTGCCCTTTTTGGTTATTTCTGTCGTGCTCCTGCTTTTAGTTTTTATTCCAGGCCTCGGCGCCGGCTATGGAAAAGCTAAAAGTTGGATAAATATTTTGGGCATGTCGCTCCAGCCGTCGGAAATAGTTAAATTAACTTTTTTAATTTATCTCGCGGCTTGGCTTGGTCCAAAACGCGGCGGGCGGGATATGCAAGAAGCGGGCGCGAGTTTTATTCCTTTTATAGTGGTTTTTGGCATCATAGCTATTTTAATGATTTTACAGCCGGACATCGGCACTCTTTCCGTTATCGCGATAATTTCGGTAATTGTTTATTTTTCCGCCGGAGCGCCTCTTTTACACCTTGCCTGGATTTCCGGAGCGGGGGCGTTTTTATTTTTTCTTTTGGTAAAACTTGCTCCATATCGAACTGCGCGTTTAACGACTTTTTTACATCCAGAACTTGATCCGCAGGGAGTCGGTTATCATATCAATCAGGCATTGCTCGCGATTGGCTCGGGCGGGTTTTTCGGATTGGGTTTGGGTCTTTCGCGACAAAAATTTCAATATCTTCCCGAAGTGGCCGGTGATTCCATTTTTGCCGTCATGGCCGAAGAGTTGGGTTTTATTTTTATGATTTTATTTGTCGCGGCGTTGGTGGGTTTGGCGATTCGCGGATTTAAAATTGCCAAAAACGCTCCGGATGGTTTTGGCCGGTTGCTCGCGATTGGTATTACGAGTTGGTTTGTTTTACAATCATTTATAAATATTGGGGCAATGCTTGGAATTTTGCCCTTGACCGGAATTCCTTTGCCTTTTGTAAGTTATGGCGGCACGGCGCTTACGGTTTGTCTTGCCGCAGCGGGAATTATGGCAAATATTTCAAAATATTCTAGGGAATAA